TATCTGCATTCTATAGTATGGCTTATATATTCAGTATTTATACACAGTGGGATTAAAGATTTTTTAGAGGTTCGTCGGCTGTAAGGATAACTTAGAAGGATTGGTAATGGTTTAGATTAGAAAATCATTCTTACTATGTTGACTGTATTGTTGTGAGTGTACAATTGGGGGAAATATTATGATGTCTGTAGAGATTGACAAACTGATAATTATTTCTAGGTTCATACAACAATGATGACCATCTTTTTTTAATCGTGATATATATTATATATGTCACCTGACTTTGTTTCTAAATACATCACAGAAAATGGTGTCTGGTTCGTCCTCATCTGATTACAAGCAATCCGATGAGGAATCATCAGAAGGGTTCGATGTGTATCCTACACAACACATCGGTACACCAGAAGAGTTAGAGTCAGATGGCGCTAGAAAGGGCAAGAAGAAGGCATAAAAAAACCCAATAAATTCAAGGAGCAGCATAAAAAGATGAAGGCCTTGATTGATGGGCTGTCTGAAGAAAAAAAGGCTCTGGTACGTGAGATGGGGTTCGAAGGACTATTGGAATTACCAGCAATAATAAAGGCAAACAGGCAACAATCCATGTGGCTTATGAGCAAAGTTGACGAGAAGGCATCTGCTATCATAATTGATGCTAGGAGAGACTTACCTTTCGACGACGGAGACGTCGGCAAGCTACTGGGGGTGCCATCAGTAGGATCTCCTGTTAACAAGAATGCACCGCCGCACGTGGCAGGTACTGTACGTGAGATCTTAGGAATCGGCAATGGAGAAAAAAAGATCACACCCATAGTTAACATAGTGAAGATTCGGTATGGCAGAGCTATGACAAAGGCTGAAGCAGACAAGTTCAAGGTTGCCTTCGCAATTTGTGCGATGACTTTCCTCCTGGTACCTCCGCTGAAGCACAACTATTTCATGACAGATTATTGGAATGCCTTGCACATACCTGATATGATTCAAATGTTCAATTGGGGATGGTACATTAGAGAAGAGATCCTTTCTTCTGCTGGTAGGGTGAAGTCTGAACTGCTAGGTGGGAAACTGAAGTCAAATCTCACTGGATGCACGTTCTTCTTGCAGGTTTGAGCGAATGTCATTGCTTCGAATTCAACTTGTGACGAAACAATTAATCACAAATTTGTTTCATGTCACAGGTTTTCTATCTTGACAACCTCGAATGAGAAGATAAGAACCTGCCCCACGATGTGTTCCCTAGGTGCAAGGAATACTCACAGAAGACTATCTCTGATGTTATTGATGAAGACACGACAACTAGGAAAGATGCAGAGATTGTAGTGTATGGACACCTACTGGTAAGTTAAGATACAAAACAAGTATAGTAAAATAATCTTGTGATGGAAAGGATATTGTTTTTCAGTTAGTAGGACATGTGTGGTATACCTATTGATTGAGCTGTTACAAATGGCCGCGTTGCTAGCATATCTAACTATGAGATGACTTGATGCTTATGTCATATTCGTACTAGCATGGTTCCCATTTGCTTTTACTCTGTCTGGTATGTTTATATAGATAAGTCACATTTGCCTATTGCTTGGCAATGATGAAACCTTTCTGGATAAATATTTACAGCCAAGGCATCCGGGGACAGTATGCTACAGCCGTAATACCATGGCAACAGCAGCTCAGAAAACAACTGATGGATACGGGATTGGGTGTAGCACAGAGGGAATTGGGGGTGATAAAGTGTTCACAGATGTAAGTTTTGATATAGGTCAAATATATTGATGAGTAAGTAATAGATGGAACATAAACTGACATCATTTATTGGGAAAACTTCGATAAAATTCAGTTTGCAGGTATTATTATCAACAAGGTCGAGCAGTACTCCAACAAGTGCAAGACAGCTGTAAATGAGGCATCAAGGAAGGGAGCAAGATTAAACAAGAGACACGCAGAAGGATGGGATGAGATTGTCAATGATACTAACGGGTTAGTACTCTCAGAAACTGAGAAGATAATTGCAGACATCAACCAGATAACTGATGCAATGAGGGCACGAAAGTAGAGGCCCAATTATTCAACCCAAGCAGGTATTGTAATTCACAAGAAATAGAATTATGTTTGTTCTTAGAATAAAAACTGTCAACTGTCTAACCCGTTTGTTGTGTAATTTCTCAGATGTTCAAGGGGTTCAAGGGGATGCAGAGAATGCACTAAGCATAGAGTCAGCAGAGGGAGCTTCCGCTAACGTGGAACCATTGGCAAAGAGCAAATTAGGTGTGAAAAGAAAGAAGGTTGTTACATCAAGGAGGCACACACTGAAGAGGGCAAGGATAGAGAGCTCTGAAGAATCTGAAGGTGCTCAAGAAGAAGCAAACAAAGCAATAGATGATCTGACTGAAGCAGCATATGAATACAGTAGGTTGCACAGTGGGATTGTTGGCAATGCGACAGGGCTGTTGGACAATACTACAGGGAACAACTTGGAGATGTCAGTGGTGTGTGGGGCGGCAAGAAATGAAGTTATATGCTCTCCAAAAATAGCAACAAGAACTGATGAGGCTGCAGAGAACCAAAAGGATGGTGTTGAAAATAATCAATTGTCAATAGTTCCTTCAGGACAGGTTGAGGACTTAGGTGGATATTTATCAATAGATCCTCCAGAGATGCATGGGAAGTTCAAAGTTGTAATGTCAGGTCTTAGGAAGACGGACTTGATGAATGCTTTTACAGCCGTTTCAACGTCCAACGATATGGTTTAAAATCAGTATGATGGATCATCCTTTGTGACTGAAAAAATAATGAATCGGGGAAGCTAATTCATTATTTACTAACTTGTTTCAGACGTGTCGGTTGCTTCCGCAAACAGCACGCCTGGTTCTGCAACAACCAAGATGCAAACTCCTGAAGGTAACCGTGATTCTTTTACCAGCTGGGGTTAAATGTTAATAGATACAACTAATACAGTTAGGTCATGACCTGCGTGCTAACCTTGCCGTGTTCGCCATGCAGATTCAGGAATGCAGATTGTTGCCACTCCAGCACCAAACCAAGTGTTTGCAGGTACATCTTCAAGGACTTCTCCAGTTAGCCTCAACCACCAGATGTCTGCTGTCGAGCTTGACATTAGGGAGGAGATAGAGGAGGCGGCTATCAACCTCAACGTCACTATGTCACAGGGATCATTTAGCACACAGCCTCAGCCAAAGAGGGTGGTGAGGCCTGGGAAATATGCAAGGTCTCCCTTTGTAATGGGTTATGACCCTCCTACTAGAGCTCCAGCGAATGTAGTGCAGATATACAAGCTATTCTATAGGGAGAACGCGAACAAGCTAAAAGACTAAGCTCTCAGCAGGAAAAAACCATAGTTCGAGTTCGTTTTTCATCCTTACCATTGGTAAAGCCTAGTTTGACCGCAATATGTTCTATTTCAACTATGCAGTATGTGGATTATCAGCACCAACCCAAAATACATGGACATCAGTGGGGAGCGGCTCCGTGAGATGCTAGGCGATGGTGGTGAGGTGGATAGTGTgctgatgacattggtgatgagaAGGTACCAACAGATGGATGCGGTCTTTGCTGCTGCAAAAGGGGAAGGATGTTGGCGACATTGGCTGGAGCCAGATTTTGTGGTGAGGAACTTTAGTTGAAATCATTGATCAATACAAAAAATTCCATGCTTCAGCTAAGTGTTACTCATAAATTCGAAACATGCAAAACCATGTTAGCAGAGGAGACAACATTTCAAAGCTGAGGTACATCAAGGACATGTTCGTGGGGCCGCATATCACTTACGAGGTTCACAAGTGCACCGAGGTGACCTTTTAAGAAGACAAAAGTGATTTAAAAGATTTGATAAATAATGTTTCTTTAATAAACTCCAGTGCCTTTTTTCCAATTAACAGGTTGTGTTGCCAGTTAAGTTCGACTTCAAATGGTCTACATACATATGGGACTTTCCAAGGGCGAAGATTTTTGTCCTCGACCCAACAATGAACAATGGTGACGAGTCTGATAAGGTAATTCAACTCAGGCACAGGAAGGTTGCAGACGAGCTTCACAAGGCTATAGAGATATGCATAAAGTCATTCTTCTCTGGATGGGAGCCAGACATGAGGTCGTGGAATACATGCTTCCCAAGGGGCCTGGCAATAGGGATATGCAGAAAGTAATGATTTGTTGTGTGACTAATGCTTACTTTATGTAATCGTGTCTATTCATAAGCATAGTTACTGACATTCTGAATTTGACATGATTTCCAGGGAAGACACGGGCATATATGCTACTCACTTTGGAAGGAATTGGATGGGAACTAAACTGAAAAGGGACATGAACCCGGTAAGGAATTTCCAACAATGAAGATGCTTGCAGAACAAGTGGGTTAGCATGTTGATTTGCGACCTATAACTAATTTTTTAACAAACGCAGGGTGAGGGTGTCATGCATGCTAGGATGAACATGCTTGTGGACTTGCTTGGTTCTGAAGGTAACATTGGTCATCTGCCTGCGAGGTACAAGGATTGCCTTATTAGCAAGAACgacaagatcaaggattgacttGTTCACAAGAAGGACAATATGAACAAGTTATTTTGCCGGGAGTGGATGGACTACTTGAATTGAATGTTTGTTTAGCCTCGGAAGAGAATTCATAGAACTTCCCAAACTATTCGGTCTTTAAAACTATGATGTGATCAGAATTAATTTGCTTTCACTTGGTGAACATGTTAATTTATTAAATTTGCAAGCTGTTCTCAGTTAATTGTTTTGCATACAGACCAATGTGGCATCATTCAAAATACCACATAACAGCAGGGGTGATTAGCAGTTCAGAAGGCAGAAATAAATTGTAGATATGGCGGAGTCTATAAAGGTGGAACCCATATATAATTATTAGTATGACACACTAGCCTAGTTGTCCTTGGACCCTAGAGTCCTCACTGTCTGGCCCAGACTGATCACCAACGGTAGCCGCTATCAGTTCAATGTCTTCTACTGCGTGCCTTGCCGCCTCCATGAATGATCAAAACTTCACGAGGGTTTCGGCTTTCTAGTATTTTGGCAATAGTGACATAGCGGTCCGGATAGTATATTTATGTTTTTGCTCGTCTGTGGAGTAAAGCAACAACTTGCAAGTCTCCGACCAGTTTATTAAGCTGACTAGTCGGTGTAGAGCCCTACAGTCATGAGATCACTGACCCTACGTAAAAATTCATCAAATCCACCAACAAAGCCAAATAGGAACTGAACCTAAGCGATTTTAAATTTGTAAATTTGGAAGCAGTGTACTAGGTATTTTTACAGAAAATTGTAGGTGTTGCAGCAGCCAAACCATGCCAGATAGCTGGCACCGCCCCTGGTCATTAGGACGAATGGAATAAGTTCACGATCTGATTAATCACTTTTTCTGGGAAATAGGCAACTAACTTGAATATGTTGATACAACATTGTTAAAGTACTGGGAATGCATTTGATTGATGGTTTTATAAAGGGAAGAGAGGAGTACCTTCTTAATCATGAGGTTTACAGTGAATATGGCCCTGAGGTCGAATCCTTTGTTTTGCCACGGATATTTGCATGATCCAAATGAAGCATAGGTATAATGCGACCAAACTTCATAATCGGAAACAATACACTATATGTTGGCAGTGGTCTTCAGCTAACCTGGTTGGGAAAGAGAATGAACCGTTTCCCCCTCAGTACATATGCGACTTCGGAAAACATCCTCGATTAAACAGAAAAATATGCATTGCATAAGCACCATCATAGTCGAAATATTAAAAAAAGGATAACTCTAGTGATTTGTTTGAAAATAGGTACCGATGACAGGAAGCAACAAACTGTATACTTATCACAGCGCAAAAATTGAAGAAATGCCTATGGAACTTTATATGTATCATCTGAAGAACTTAACAAACTTCTTGCTTTTTTGCAAGAGTACTTTTGCAGCTCTAATATGCAACACTTTCAATGGAAAATAATTCTTGCACGTGGCCAATAGAAACAAAATCGAACATGAGTGATCTTGCCAAGGGAGGTAATAATAAAATATTTAGGGATAAATAACAACTTAATTCGGGCTCTGCAAACTAGAACTCAGTTGGCACATACAGAATAAAACATACTGGTGTAACTTAATGGTCATACAATGTGGCGAAACATCCTAATTCAGCACATACATGATCACCAACAAACTACACTAGTGTGCAGATAGCACATAAGCGAGCACTGAAGCAAGGGTAACAGCTGAAGAAATAAATGCCACACACATCTTAGTGTGAAATTCCAACCTCCTTGACATCTTAATCTCAGTGTCGAGTATTGTGGTCTTCAACTTGTTGACCACCTGCTGGTTTTCAATCTCCTTATTGCTCCTCTCAGTCCACAACTCTAAGTATGCTTGCTCCATTACCTTTTTCTTTGTCTGCAACCTTGCTGCTCCTCCAGAGTCCAGGAGAGCCTGATCCCAAAGTTGTATTAATGAACGGCTAAGTACAGGACCCCATGCTTCATCTATCCACATGAACCAGGAGCACCTATCAGGTCCCTGCATACAGATAAAATTGGGATGATATAGAAGAAATTTGAATGTCTGCAAACTGAAATGCAAAAAATTAGATAATTGAATCAGATACTAAATGCTCACCGAGAGAGGGCATCCAAGGAACCTCCTGCCTGTGGCCGTGTAGACGAAAGCCACTTTTCTTGCTGGACACATTTTGTGATGGCACCTATGTGGATAGGAAGTATCTATGCCGAAGAACTCTGGATGCGGAATCTCTTCTGGAGGTACATCGGCCGTAGGTTGGACGGGCTGCAGATCAGAAGATGAAAAGAGGTTAAGAAGAAGCGGATCTGACCAAAAGAAAAAGGGGGGAGTGGGAAAAGAGAGGGGAGCAAACATAACCTGAAGAGATTCGCCTGATTCAACATTGCCATGGCTTAGATCCGTGGATATGACTGAGCTCCCTCCTTCTCCTGTGTAGACATTCCTAGGCGCCATTGACGCTGAGAAAGAACACCTCGTGGTCAATGCTCTGTTTTGCTAGAGACAAATGAGGAAGAAGGGGGTAGTGTGGTGGTGGGGGCAGGGAAGGGGGGCCCGTTACTGTGGAATACGGTGGGAGTGGAGGGGTGATAAATTGAGATACAGATGAATACGAGAGCGGTCATCGGTCCCACTCTGTGCTGGCCGACATGCAAGGCGAATCCACATGCTAGCGCTAGCGGACTAGATTGCCGCTGTGAATGGAACGTGAAGGACAAAAACCACGTCCTTCCTAATGGGCTTAAGTGCATGGGAGATTTTCTCCCTTTTCTTTTATTATGTTTAACATCTGACTCAGTTTTACATTCATTTGAAATAGCAAACAATTTTTTTTGTTTGAgttgaaacttggcacataaatactAGTTAATATCCTCGGAGTGCACAAAAAAGTTTCAGGGCAATAGAAATTATTTAATAATTTTAAAAATTGAAGTGGTCAATTAATTTGCTACTGGTACTATATTAATTAGGTTAGGGGCCTTTTAATAATTCAAAATTTGTTGGTTGTTACATGACAATTACTTAATGAATATTTGTAAcatcttgaacattttagttttatcgTTTCAAAAAATAATAAGTTGacttgcaattcaaatttgaattattgttTGATTTTTATTAGGTGGCAAATTGGCTTAATAAAACATGCTGACATGGCACATTAGGgtgaggttactgtagcatgattcctggggtgttacaaatctcctccactacaagaaatctcgtcctgagatttaagaggtggagtaagggggtagttttggttacaaaattctaacgtgtcttctcggtcttggttactcttctcgaagaggtcgatccattagattgatgtcttcatttctttgcCTTAATGCCTcacgatgaagttgtcgtcctttctgcAAGATTGCCATTGTACTTTCCGAAAAGATAAGGGGAAagctcgggaaggacggagctcaatgCATGTTAGGTatgtacctgggggctatctcggtGAACGAGGCacagaggcatctctcgagttgaaattcaagaaagtcaccGAGAGTAAATTAAGAAGGttcaataagaagtttcaagtggataggcaatcattcgatgcctgtTACAGGGCGTGGAAGGGTTCAAAGCAACATGAATAAGTATTGTGTTTGATACCAAAATTGATggtctctcggaaggtggctcgtgaattacatacgaggccacgtgcAATGAACAACCTTGGGAAtggggggtgtacaggagagtcaggttccgatcctcggacatgtgggttatgggcccaccatgtgggttaaaagtaggaagggcggtgacatcttgcacgatcatgtaagtaaggcatgtcagcggatagtctgtcggttatgtcggcaacaacatcggtaccaagggcgagggacgaagagaaccattttcctactcgttgaacgaggcggaccattaggcaaagttctcgtccatcggtggatatcggaatgtcatcaacaatagtaacaggttcttactgacagagttgtacaccgaggtgcttacaaaagcagtgacttattactgcttagatcatataaacctcaagaaggttaaacaaaacaatggaaaggaaaatgtgattatcagattaaacagaacaatggaaaggaaaatgtgtttaaacacatattcaagggtatatcctttccaaggacaagcaaagcatgatatccatgacatgatataaggtagaaaactctttaggtaggggagagaaatttcatgacattacccatacaacggtgtttggataattgagaaaGAATCATTTAGCATTgggtttcaaatgttcttgttaaaaaaaatcggagtaccacaggcatgcttcgagatatcattgacatggtcttcaagcaaaggttggacttggatatacaaaggattcatcaggaacaacttatagaataagtcttacaatttcctcatggaagaatggttaaccttgctaaaatggaaactataacaataggtcctccggccaagtgtactaggatgacatcaccttaccgggccatgtaaggaccaatgttatgactcttggaaaaaaTGTTCTaaccatcatatttgaccgagATTCGGATATGATTGGTGTCACggtacctcagacttaggatgcctgagaagaaaaggtgcggcacAATTTCATGAGATGACACTTTAAGATTCTCGagaaaatgaactatggaagcgagttccaaaacaagggttcatcattaaaacaaggagagggtgaggaggcAGCTGATGAAtttagcgacaattcatcgagatttccaaaagatggatttccacaattatgtgaacagggagataacatttgtcagattaaatgatataatgaggtatgctcgagaaaaacatacccaattaaacattggttgaaaggtgcacctgacatatgggcttaggtagcatgatcgatGTAAGAATGGTGATTCTATAACCAATGGTcgaagaatgaaatgtcgaccattaacttcaaagcaatatggttgctagaagtgcagaatccaagcagcaccatTCATCTATTGGTATCCCGGCTAGAATCAACACgggaaccaagaaagaatggtgatggcgagaagtatcactataccaataattcttaagaggtggagcaattctcacgaccttcttgacatataagatagtaatactccaaggtaaagaagaataattgctggatagcaaggatctcaaagtataacacaaaacacgaataagtttgtgttggagggaagtcaataaagtggtcgatgataacacagatcatcgagggcaaggacggTATTTCTCATAATGAACTCAATTGACATCcaggaagagctcagaatgccgatgatgatcatgacacaattgttgagagatttcatgaagatgtaatcggtcggcgatgacatcaagccaatggaatgatgaagcgaaaggttattgaacccaagggtatgacacaaactcgaaaccaatcTCGTTGTTTAAGGCAAAATGGTATGATgtggaagatcgatgtaagcttagctcatcatcgaaaattgtgctccgggaataaggaccaggtagcacagttaaaatcatcatagtaatgatatagccaaataggGTAGGAaggacgtgatcgggtacaaactcgtaagcaaagaaGATTTATAATAGTTGTTGAACCATAgtgtggactcggttcagttatcggtctttgagtgtttaataactcagagcccgtgaaaaattggaatcagtgagaatgtagtacttgatgaagaactcataagaggttatgtagTACTTGATATTATCAAGGTACCATGGTGTAATACTCGAcggaagatcaaagtaaaggttggattgGTGTAttgatctacagaagacaagtgctaaaacttgcccgtgaaatggggtcaaagaagaacatatggtcgaaaccacgattgcaaaaggccggatcctagatataagaacttataccaagggaaagtttaattttaagagaagctctaatgataagatctacatcgtgtccatgggcatgaacacaaagttcaaggtcgactcccacttcttcaatgtataacctttcactcactgctctagataaaaatgatttcagtgtcaaaacctacctggtgaattaccagaggagtatgacccgtgaaaactttcgggttcacatagattaagaaaggcataggttcaacccgtcagggtatcgaggaaacatataccacaagcttcaatcgtaaataccaccagctcgaaaacagagcatggttgagaaaatagaggatacaatttaccaaaagcattatgtattcGAGGAgaagctcacaaggttattgaataaggaggacactgtcgaataataatccaataaaggatctgacggtccatagcggagctgatgtgagcatcgacatACAGTCAGTTTAAGAAAGgatgcaagggcatcagattataggacacctgaatgattcgatgcttagatatcaaaggaa
The sequence above is drawn from the Triticum aestivum cultivar Chinese Spring chromosome 7A, IWGSC CS RefSeq v2.1, whole genome shotgun sequence genome and encodes:
- the LOC123147333 gene encoding uncharacterized protein, which gives rise to MQNHVSRGDNISKLRYIKDMFVGPHITYEVHKCTEVVLPVKFDFKWSTYIWDFPRAKIFVLDPTMNNGDESDKVIQLRHRKVADELHKAIEICIKSFFSGWEPDMRSWNTCFPRGLAIGICRKEDTGIYATHFGRNWMGTKLKRDMNPGEGVMHARMNMLVDLLGSEGNIGHLPARYKDCLISKNDKIKD